TCGGCACCATCAAGGGAGAGAATAAAATGCACCGCATCATGCCCATCAAGCAAACCAGACGGACGAAACTGACCGCTAACTCCAATAAACTGTAACCTATGTCATGACGAAAAACTGTTACCCATGTTGAGAGGCGGGCACCGGGCGATTCCAACAAAAATTGAAATGCCCTGAGGTGCGTCAAGGCCCCTGAATGCGACTCTATGCCGCACATGCGGCGGTCGAATTCCGATCCAGGCGTTGCCGGATCGAGCTAGAGTGGCAACCATGCGCCAGCCCCGTGCCACGGCCAATGTCGCCATTCTGGCTCCGCTCATCGCCATCGCGGTGGTGTTGCTGATCGGCCTGACGGGGGCGCTGATTTCGTGATCCGGCGAGGCTGCCGGCTGCCGCCCGTCCAGCCAAGCCGGCAAGCTCGATATCCTGTAGAACGCTCGCCCCGGACCTCGAGCTTATGATTCAGGCTTGGGTGTCGACGTTGCCGCCGGGGGCGGCTTCCGGCGCTGCCTCGCTTTCCTCGGCAGCGGCTGGCGCTCCGCCGTTTGCTTCCACGGCTTCCTCGGCTTCGTCGGCTTCGTCGGCGGCCTCGGCCGGCGCCTTGGCGATACCCACCATGGCCGGACGCAGCAGCCTCTCGTTGATGACGTAGCCGGGCTGCATGACCTGGACCACGGTGCCCGGTGCGGCGTCGGCGTCGGGCACCTCGAACATGGCTTGATGGAGGTTGTGGTCGAACTTCTCGCCCAGCGGCTCCAGCCGCTTGACGCCGTGACGTTCGAGGGCCGTCAGCAATTCGCGCTCGGTCATCTCGACGCCTTCGAACAAGGCCTTGGCGCCGCCCTCGGCGACGGTCTCGGCCGGCGCGCTGTCGATCGCGCGGCGCAGGTTGTCGGCGATGCCCAAGACATCGCGGGCGAAGTTGGCGATGCTGTACTTGGCCGCCTCCTCGCGTTCCCGGGCGGCCCGCCGGCGCACGTTCTCGGTCTCCGCCATGGCCCGCAAGAGCTGGTCGCGCAGCTCGGCGCTTTCGGCCCCAGGGTCGCCTTCCCCGTCGCTTTCGCCGGCCTCGGTCGCGCTCTCGTCTTCGTCGTCCTCTTCGCTCTCGTCTTCTTCGCTGTCGTTTTCTTCGGCTGCCTCGGCCTCTTCGTTCAGTTCTGTGGCGGCATGGGCCTCGGCGTCCGCCGCCGCCCGGGCCGCTGCGTCCTTATCGTCTTCTTCCTGCGTCTCGCTCATCTCGAATCCTTTTGGGCCGCTCTCAGCGCATGTCAGGTTTGACCCCGGCCACCCGCTCCCCCTCCCAACCACCCACAGGGTACCATTGATGGGTGGTTGGGAGGGGGAGCGGGTGGCCGGGTGGGTTTTATCAAACTTGACATGCTCTCAGCCAACGGTTTCGCCGATGACCTTGGAGGTATAGTCGACCATGGGAATGATGCGGGCATAGTTGAGGCGCGTCGGCCCGATCACGCCGATGGCGCCGATGATCTTGTTCTGCTTGTCGCAATAGGGCGCCACCACCATCGAGCAGCCCGACAGGCTGAAGAGCTTGTTCTCGGAGCCGATGTAGATATGCACGCCCTCGGCGACGGCCGCCAGGTCCAAAAGCTCGAGGATGCCCTGGCGCCGTTCGAGATCGTCGAAAAGCTCGCGGATGCGCTCGAGGTCCTCCAGGACATGAACGTCGTCCAGCAGTTTGGCCTGGCCCCGGATGATCAGCGTCTGGCGCGATTGGTCGCCGGCCAGGGTGGCCAGGCCCGCTTCGACGGCCCGGGCCGTGAGCTGGTCGAGCTCGGCGCGGCTGGTCTCGAGCTCCTCGAAGATGTTCTGCCGCGCCTCGCCCAGGGTGCGGCCGGCGAGGCACATGCTGAGATAGTTCGAGGCCTCCGTCAGCGCCGATGGACCCAGCCCCAGCGGCAGGTCGAAGAGGCGGTTTTCCACCGAGCCGTCCTCGCCCACCAGGATGACCAGGGCGCGGCCGTCGCCCAGTGAGACCAGCTCGGCCTGCTTGAGGCGGGTGTCGACCTTGGGCGCCACCACCAGGCCGGCGCAGTCGGAGAGCCCCGAGAGCAGCGTCGTGGCGTCGGTCAGCACTTCTTCCAGGCTGCGCCCATCGGCGCTGCAGCGCGCGCCGATGGCCTTGCGCTCACCCTCCGTGATATTGCCCACCTCCAATAGGCCGTCGACGAAAAAGCGCAGGCCTGCGTCGGTGGGCAAGCGGCCGGCCGAGGTGTGGGGGGCATAGAGAAACCCGGCCGCCTCGAGATCCGACATGACGTTGCGGATCGAGGCCGGCGAAAGCCGCGTATCGAGCAGCCGGGCCAAAGTGCGCGAGCCGATGGGCTCGCCGGTTTCGACGTAGGCCTCGACGATCAGGCGCATGATTTCGCGGGCGCGTTGGTTGAGTTCCTTGAGCATATGGGTGGCCGGTCGGGGTTGTTCGGTTGCGGATTGCCAGAATGTAGTAACGCCTTCCCGGCGCGTCAACGCGGGCCGGCAAAAGTTGATTTGCCAGGCGCTACTGGACCGCCACGGCGCCAGCGGCTAGAAACGCTGGCGTTTGGTGCAAATCTTCAGCGGGAGTCCCCTGTCATGCGTCCTTCCGGCCGCGCTCCGGACGAGTTGCGAACCATCAGTCTCGAAACCGGCTTTGCCAAGCACGCCGAAGGCTCTTGCCTGGCACGCTTTGGCGACACCCATGTGCTTTGTGCCGCCACCGTCGAGGAACGCGTGCCGCCCTGGATGCGCAACTCCGGCCGGGGCTGGGTGACGGCCGAATACGGCATGCTGCCCCGGGCCACCAACACGCGCACCGCGCGCGAGGCGGCGCACGGCAGGCAAAGCGGGCGGACCCAGGAAATTCAGCGCCTGATCGGCCGCAGCCTGCGCGCCGTGGTCGACCTCAAGGCCCTGGGCGAGCGCCAGATCCGCCTCGATTGCGACGTCATCCAGGCCGATGGCGGCACCCGCACGGCGGCCATCACCGGCTCTTACGTGGCACTGCACATTGCCCTGGCCGGCCTGGTTGAACGCGGCGCCCTGGCCGAGCTGCCCTTTTCCGACCAGGTGGTCGGCATTTCCTGCGGCATCTACCAGGGGGTGGCGCTGCTGGATCTCGATTATGCCGAGGATTCAGAGGCCGAGGCCGATGCCAACTTCGTGCTTGGTGGCCAAGGCGGCCTGGTCGAGGTGCAGGCCACCGCCGAGCAGCATCCCTTCAGCGAGATCCAGTTCGGCGAGATGATGGCCCTGGCCCAGGGCGGCGCCCGCCAATTGGCGGAGGCCCAGCGCCAGGCGCTCGGACTCGACTGAAACATGGCCGGCCCGCGTCAACTGACCGCCGACCGCCTGGTCATCGCCAGCCACAACGCCGGCAAGGTGCGCGAGATGGGCGAGCTGCTGGCGCCCTTCGCCATTGCCGCGGTGGCGGCCGGCGAGCTGGGCCTGGCGGAGCCCGAGGAGACGGGCACGAGCTTTACCGAAAACGCCGAATTGAAGGCCCTGGCGGCGGCCCGTGTCGCGAAGCTGCCGGCGCTAGCCGACGATTCCGGCCTGGTAGTGCCGGCGCTCGACGGTGCTCCCGGTATTTTCTCCGGCCGCTGGGCCGGTGAGGTGCGCGATTTCGATCTGGCCATGGCCAAGGTGAACAGCGAACTCGAGGCCCGGCCCGGCAGCGACCGCAGCGCCCACTTCGCCGCCGCGCTCACCCTGGCCTGGCCCGACGGCCACTTGGAAACCTTCATGGGCCGGGTCGAGGGCAGTCTGGTCTGGCCGCCCCGCGGCAGGCATGGTTTCGGCTATGATCCCATGTTCGTGGCGGCCGGCCACGAACTCACCTTCGGCGAATTCGAGCCCGGGCACAAACATGCCATCAGCCACCGCGCCGACGCCTTCGCCAAGCTTGCCGCGGCCTGCCTCAAAGGACGGCCCGGCTGATCCCGATTTCGCGGCCTACATCCACTGGCCCTTCTGCCTGGCCAAGTGCCCCTATTGCGATTTCAATAGCCACGCCCTGCCAGCCGTCGAGACGGTCGAGCAGGAGCGCTGGCAGGCCGCCTATCTCAGCGAGCTGGAGCACGCTTGGTCCCATCTGCCCGAGGCCGAACGCCGGCCGCTGGGCAGTATATTTTTCGGCGGCGGTACGCCGTCGCTGATGGCGCCGGCGACGGTTGCGGCCATCATCGAGCGCCTGTCCGAGCTGGCCGGCCTGACGGACGACGTCGAGATCACCATTGAGGCCAACCCCACCTCGGTCGAGGCCGGCCGCTTCGCCGACTTCCGGGCGGCCGGCGTCAACCGCTTGTCATTAGGCGTCCAGGCGCTCGACGACGATGCCCTGGCGGCCCTGGGCCGGGGCCATAGCGCCGACGAGGCCCGCGCGGCCCTGGCGCTGGCGCAAGGCACTTTCGAGCGCGTCTCCTGCGACCTCATCTATGCCCGGCCGGGCCAGACGCCGGCCGCCTGGCAGGCCGAGCTGGACCAGGCGCTGGGCCTGGGCTGCGGCCATCTCTCGCTCTACCAGCTCACGGCCGAGCCCGGCACGCCCTTCGACCGGGCGGCCCGGGCCGGCGAGTTGGGGCTGCCCGGCGAGGACGGTGCGGCGGCTCTGCTCGATCTCACCCAGGAGCTCTGCGCCGAGGCCGGGCTGGCGGCCTACGAGGTTTCCAACCACGCTCGCCCCGGCCAGCACTGCCGGCACAATCTCAACGCCTGGCGCTACGGCGACTATCTGGGCCTGGGTCCCGGCGCCCACGGTCGCCTGGGCCGGGGCGCCACGCGTCGCGCCACCCGGCGCCTGGCCGCGCCCGGGGCCTGGCTGGCGGCGGTCGAGGCCAAGGGCCACGGCGGCCTGAAGGAGCAGCCTTTGAGCCAGCTCGACCAGGTGAGGGAACTTTTGTTGCTGGGACTGAGACTCGACGAAGGGGTGCCGCGGGCACGCTTTCACGAGCGCATCGGCCAGCCTCTC
Above is a genomic segment from Alphaproteobacteria bacterium containing:
- the rph gene encoding ribonuclease PH, with protein sequence MRPSGRAPDELRTISLETGFAKHAEGSCLARFGDTHVLCAATVEERVPPWMRNSGRGWVTAEYGMLPRATNTRTAREAAHGRQSGRTQEIQRLIGRSLRAVVDLKALGERQIRLDCDVIQADGGTRTAAITGSYVALHIALAGLVERGALAELPFSDQVVGISCGIYQGVALLDLDYAEDSEAEADANFVLGGQGGLVEVQATAEQHPFSEIQFGEMMALAQGGARQLAEAQRQALGLD
- the hrcA gene encoding heat-inducible transcriptional repressor HrcA; amino-acid sequence: MLKELNQRAREIMRLIVEAYVETGEPIGSRTLARLLDTRLSPASIRNVMSDLEAAGFLYAPHTSAGRLPTDAGLRFFVDGLLEVGNITEGERKAIGARCSADGRSLEEVLTDATTLLSGLSDCAGLVVAPKVDTRLKQAELVSLGDGRALVILVGEDGSVENRLFDLPLGLGPSALTEASNYLSMCLAGRTLGEARQNIFEELETSRAELDQLTARAVEAGLATLAGDQSRQTLIIRGQAKLLDDVHVLEDLERIRELFDDLERRQGILELLDLAAVAEGVHIYIGSENKLFSLSGCSMVVAPYCDKQNKIIGAIGVIGPTRLNYARIIPMVDYTSKVIGETVG
- the hemW gene encoding radical SAM family heme chaperone HemW, whose translation is MPRPASKDGPADPDFAAYIHWPFCLAKCPYCDFNSHALPAVETVEQERWQAAYLSELEHAWSHLPEAERRPLGSIFFGGGTPSLMAPATVAAIIERLSELAGLTDDVEITIEANPTSVEAGRFADFRAAGVNRLSLGVQALDDDALAALGRGHSADEARAALALAQGTFERVSCDLIYARPGQTPAAWQAELDQALGLGCGHLSLYQLTAEPGTPFDRAARAGELGLPGEDGAAALLDLTQELCAEAGLAAYEVSNHARPGQHCRHNLNAWRYGDYLGLGPGAHGRLGRGATRRATRRLAAPGAWLAAVEAKGHGGLKEQPLSQLDQVRELLLLGLRLDEGVPRARFHERIGQPLEEWVPAAKRQALVADSLLVDNTQGLRTTPRGRRLLDAVIAELAP
- the rdgB gene encoding RdgB/HAM1 family non-canonical purine NTP pyrophosphatase, with the protein product MAGPRQLTADRLVIASHNAGKVREMGELLAPFAIAAVAAGELGLAEPEETGTSFTENAELKALAAARVAKLPALADDSGLVVPALDGAPGIFSGRWAGEVRDFDLAMAKVNSELEARPGSDRSAHFAAALTLAWPDGHLETFMGRVEGSLVWPPRGRHGFGYDPMFVAAGHELTFGEFEPGHKHAISHRADAFAKLAAACLKGRPG